CGCGCCGCCCACCTGATTGAGCATTTCACCCTGGCAGACCTACGCCGCCGGGTGCTGCCTTACTGGCGCGACTGCCTGCAACCTGACGGAACCCTGCACCTGATCGCCCCTAACGCACAAGCCAGCATCGACGCCTACGCCACCCAGCAAATCCCGTTTGAGCAACTCACGACCGTTCTGCTCGGGATGCAGGAATACGCAGGCGATTTCCACTTTGCCCTGCTCAACCCGGAAGCGCTACGCAAACTGCTGGAAGAAAGCGGCTTTACTGATATTGCCTTCAACACTACCGAGCGCGCCAACGGGCTGTGCCTGGAAATGGATGTCACCGCCCACAAACCGGCGGCGGCCTGACATGCTGTTCAGCATCATCGTCAACACCCACCGGCGTGCCGCTACCCTGCCCCACACGCTAGAGGCGCTGGCCAATCTGCGCTGGCCGCATTACGAAATTATTGTCGTCACCGGCCCGGAAGATGACGGCACGTCCGCCCTCCTGCAAGCCTGGCAAGGCCACATCAAACTGGCGCATTGCCCTGCCGCCAACCTGGCCCAGTCACGCAATATCGGCCTGCAACTGGCCAGCGGCGACTGGATTGCCTTCACCGATGATGATGCCCTACCAGAACCCGACTGGCTGTGCCGTCTGGCCTGCCATACCCACGACCCAGAGTTGGGAGCTATCGGCGGCTTCGTGCTCGATCACACAGGACGCAACTATCAGGCGCAATATCTGGTTTCCAACCGTTTCGGCAATACCCGTAATCAGCCGGACTGGCTGGGTGCTCCCCTCAACACCACCCGCCAGCCTGAGCAGTTCCTCTCGCTGATGGGGGTCAACACCTGCTTCCGGCGGCAAGCCTTGCTGGACTGTGGCGGGTTTGACGAAGCCTACGCCTATTTTCTGGAAGAAACCGACATCCTGTTGCGTCTGACTGAGCGTGGCTGGAAAACGCGTGTCATTCCGGATGCATTGGTGCACCACAAATTCGCCAACAGCCACATCCGCCACGAGCGCATCGTCACCAGCCTGTACCACATTATGCGCTCGCGCGCCTATTTCGCCACCCGTCATGCCCTGCCGGTGCATGGCATGGCCGCACTGGCCCGCCAGCTCAATGCCTGGATGGAAGAAATCCGCCAGCACCAGCACGCCAACCAGCGCACCAACACCGGCATTGCCCCGGAAACCCTGCTGAATGAAGCCCGCTCCGGCCTGATGGATGGCCTGAAACTGGCACAGGAAACTGCCGCGATCCCCCCAATTCCGGCAACCACGCCTGAGTCGCTGCCCTTCCAACCCACATTGCCTGCGGGCCAGCGTTTGCGGCTGTGCCTGGTGACTGGCGGCTACCCCCCGCACGACACCGGCGGCGTGGCGCGTTTCATGCACAACCTGGCCACCACGCTGGCCGCCATGGGGCACGAACCCACCGTCATCACCCGCACCCCGCACCAGACCGCCACCATTGACCGCGAACAGGGCGTGTGGGTACACCGCATCCAACCGCTGGACGCTGAACAGCGGCAGGCATTGCCGCGCCCATCCAGCCTGCCGCGCTTACCGGGGCATGTGGATGCTTTTGCCGCCGCTGCCTGGCAGGAAGCCTACCAACACCATGCGCACCGCCAGTTCCATGCCGCCTTGGGCAGCATCTGGGATCTGGATCTGGCCTGGATTATTGCTGCCAACACTTTGCCCACTTGGCTGTATCTGGTTACCACTTACCACCAGTTACAGGCACACAAGCCGGAATGGCACACGCCGGACATGCGCCACAACCTGCTGGAACCGATGTTGGCGGCAGAACGCTGGGTACTGCCCAACGCCCACCTGTTGGCCAGCACCCAGGCGATTGCCGATGATACCGCCCGCCTGACTGGCCAGACTTGCGCGGCGGATGCCCGCATCATTCCGTTTGGGCAGCCTGACCTTGAACAAGTACCCGACTCCACCAGCCAACCTGATGACACCTTCACCCTCCTCTACGTCGGGCGCTTCGAGCACCGCAAGGGCATCGACCTGCTGCTGGAAATCGCCCCCGACCTGCTGAGGCGATACCCACAATTGCATATCCGCCTGGTCGGCAACGACACACTGGCATGGCAAGGCGGCGAACCCTTGCGCCAGCAATTTGAGCGCCAACATCCCGCACTGTGTGCTGACGGGCATCTACGTTTCCTGGGCGAAATCAGCGAGGCAGCCTTGCTGGCAGAATACGCCGGATGCGACTGTTTCATTGCCCCCAGCCGCTATGAATCCTTCGGCCTGATGTACGTGGAAGCCATGCGCGCAGGCAAACCCTGCATCGGTACGGATGCGGGCGGCATCCCCGAAGTGGTGCAACATCAGTGTACCGGCCTGTTGGCAGCAGCGGATGATGCCCAATCGTTGGAGCAAGCCATCCGCTTCATGCTCGACAACCCCGACCAAGCCCGGCAAATGGGCATGGCCGGACGGCAACGCTTTGAACAGCGCTTCAGCAACAATGCATTTGCGCAGGCTATCGTGCAGGAAATATCCCCCCCATGTTCGGGTTCTGGCGTCTATTCCTCGCCCTGACAGTGGCTGTCAGCCACATGGGCTTTGCGCTTGGCCCCTACCATCCTGGCGTGATGGCGGTGATGGGTTTCTATCTGCTGGCTGGCTATATCTCTGCTGCCTTGTGGCAGCGCGCCTGCCGACAAGCCGACTACCCCACCTGGCACTATTGGAAAGAACGCTTCTGGCGGTTGATGCCACAGTACTGGGGGGTCGTGCTGGTCACTGCCCTGCTGTTACCCTGGCTCCCCCGCAACCATTTCCTGCAAGCGCCGCTGGATTTCTCCGCCCTGTGGCAAAATCTGCTGGTGTTTCCGCTGGCCTATTACCCGCTGACCGGCATTGACCACATGACCTTGATCCCGCCCGCCTGGTCGCTGGCGGTGGAATTCCATTATTACCTGCTGGTTCCATTGCTTGGCAGGTTACCGCTGCCAGTTCTGCGTGGGGTATGGGCAGCCAGCCTGGGTATCTGGCTGATGAGCTTCACCGGGCTGATTGACCCGGAACTGTGGGGCTACCGCTACTTTCCCGGCGTGCTGTTCATCTTCCTGACCGGCCATACCTTGTGCCTGAGCCACCTGCAACAGCGTTATTTTTCTTATGAATCGCTTATATTATTAGCAGTATTGATTCTAATGCTTACCCTATATTTACCTTATAATTGGGGCATTGGCTTCCAGTTTGAAGTGGTCGTTGGGCTGTTAATTGCTTTATCATTAACCATACTTTTAGGTCGGCTGCCCCGAAACCCCCTTGACGAATGGCTGGGGAAACCCGCTTATCTCCTGTTTCTGCTACATTTTTTAGCTTTTTGGTTATTGCAAGCCATGTTACTGATACGCTGATAGTTAGTAATTTTTATACAATCCCATAAAAAAATATTTCTTATGTGATTATCATCACATCAATAAAGCTGATCAATACCTAGAATGAATCCCACAATCACTGCGATGTATATGAATGCAGCGATATGTGTAACTTTTTGAATCTTTATTGGAGCATTATCAACATGGCAAACCTTACCGTAAAGAAGTCAATCATTGACCTGTACGTCGCATACTTCAACCGCGTACCGGACTATGAAGGCTATCAGTACTGGATTGAACAATACGATCTGGGCTCTTCCCTGACCGACATTTCCAACGAATTCTACAAGGCTGGCGCGACCCAGTTCAGCGCTGAAACTGGCTACAGCATCGGCATGAGCAAAGAAGCTTTCATCCGCCAGCTGTATGACGGCATCCTGGATCGCGGCCCTACCAGCAGCCTGGCACCAAACGCGACTGAAGTGGCTTACTGGGTCAGCAAGCTGGATGGCCTGAACGGCGACAAAGGTGCGCTGGTTCTGCAAATGATCAAGGAAATCCGCGACTTTGATGCAACCAACAACGCTGCAATCAAAGAAGTTCAGGACAAGTTCAACAACAAGATGTACGCATCTTTCCTGCTGCTGGAAGACCCGGCTGGCGCGGAAGACATCTATGGCGCGTATGACTTCGGTGAAACCGCTTACGCTGGCGGCCCAGCCCTGACCCCAGAGGAAAAAATCGCCCTGGGCAAGCAGGTTCTGACCACCATCACGGCTGATGTTGCTTCCATCGACGAAACCATCACCAAGTTTGTTGCAACGCTGAAAGCACCAGAAGTTGAACCAGAGCCAGAGCCAGAACCAGAGCCAGAAACTCCTGTTACAGAAAAGACTGTTGGCCTGAGCGTTTACACTGACGTAGTAACAGCCAACCAGTTCAACGCTGGTATGGAATACACCCCAGGTGGTAACGACCGCGTTA
The sequence above is drawn from the Thiothrix nivea DSM 5205 genome and encodes:
- a CDS encoding glycosyltransferase, translated to MSPPTNRRRPDMLFSIIVNTHRRAATLPHTLEALANLRWPHYEIIVVTGPEDDGTSALLQAWQGHIKLAHCPAANLAQSRNIGLQLASGDWIAFTDDDALPEPDWLCRLACHTHDPELGAIGGFVLDHTGRNYQAQYLVSNRFGNTRNQPDWLGAPLNTTRQPEQFLSLMGVNTCFRRQALLDCGGFDEAYAYFLEETDILLRLTERGWKTRVIPDALVHHKFANSHIRHERIVTSLYHIMRSRAYFATRHALPVHGMAALARQLNAWMEEIRQHQHANQRTNTGIAPETLLNEARSGLMDGLKLAQETAAIPPIPATTPESLPFQPTLPAGQRLRLCLVTGGYPPHDTGGVARFMHNLATTLAAMGHEPTVITRTPHQTATIDREQGVWVHRIQPLDAEQRQALPRPSSLPRLPGHVDAFAAAAWQEAYQHHAHRQFHAALGSIWDLDLAWIIAANTLPTWLYLVTTYHQLQAHKPEWHTPDMRHNLLEPMLAAERWVLPNAHLLASTQAIADDTARLTGQTCAADARIIPFGQPDLEQVPDSTSQPDDTFTLLYVGRFEHRKGIDLLLEIAPDLLRRYPQLHIRLVGNDTLAWQGGEPLRQQFERQHPALCADGHLRFLGEISEAALLAEYAGCDCFIAPSRYESFGLMYVEAMRAGKPCIGTDAGGIPEVVQHQCTGLLAAADDAQSLEQAIRFMLDNPDQARQMGMAGRQRFEQRFSNNAFAQAIVQEISPPCSGSGVYSSP
- a CDS encoding acyltransferase family protein, with product MFGFWRLFLALTVAVSHMGFALGPYHPGVMAVMGFYLLAGYISAALWQRACRQADYPTWHYWKERFWRLMPQYWGVVLVTALLLPWLPRNHFLQAPLDFSALWQNLLVFPLAYYPLTGIDHMTLIPPAWSLAVEFHYYLLVPLLGRLPLPVLRGVWAASLGIWLMSFTGLIDPELWGYRYFPGVLFIFLTGHTLCLSHLQQRYFSYESLILLAVLILMLTLYLPYNWGIGFQFEVVVGLLIALSLTILLGRLPRNPLDEWLGKPAYLLFLLHFLAFWLLQAMLLIR